From one Variovorax sp. PBL-H6 genomic stretch:
- a CDS encoding EthD domain-containing protein, which yields MTLLAKKDGLSTADFRSYWAGPHAALALGMGGISKYSQNRVEKVLWTTGDAPRFNVDGIVELYFKDDEAMRVAQASSIGQRHIPADEPEFLRGWTLCIVDTEGEEGTSVAAPVKVIVPFLLGSCSKDMVATAIQRYASETGSKFALNWTASTARRERLWTEPSPPDGFLVLWFACVASAHGAFDQGVLCSTLSAQFRHATAYLIDELAIR from the coding sequence ATGACGCTGCTGGCGAAGAAGGACGGCCTGTCGACAGCCGACTTCAGGAGCTACTGGGCGGGGCCGCACGCGGCTTTGGCATTGGGCATGGGCGGCATTTCGAAGTACAGCCAGAACCGGGTGGAAAAGGTCCTGTGGACCACCGGCGATGCACCGCGCTTCAATGTTGACGGCATCGTTGAACTTTACTTCAAGGACGACGAAGCGATGCGCGTCGCGCAGGCTTCGAGCATCGGCCAGCGCCACATCCCCGCGGACGAACCAGAATTCCTCAGGGGATGGACGCTCTGCATTGTCGACACCGAAGGCGAGGAGGGCACTTCGGTCGCTGCGCCCGTGAAGGTGATCGTGCCATTCCTGCTGGGGTCCTGTTCGAAGGACATGGTGGCCACTGCCATCCAGCGATATGCCAGTGAGACAGGTTCGAAGTTCGCGCTGAACTGGACCGCATCCACCGCGCGCCGAGAACGGCTGTGGACCGAGCCTTCCCCGCCAGACGGCTTTCTCGTGCTGTGGTTCGCCTGCGTGGCTTCGGCGCATGGCGCGTTCGACCAGGGAGTGCTCTGCTCCACCTTGTCGGCACAGTTCAGGCACGCCACCGCCTATCTGATAGACGAACTGGCGATTCGCTGA
- a CDS encoding EthD domain-containing protein translates to MNVRMGLIRKKADWTFEDFNAYWKGKHGALAAHAPHLREYWQNLVVDRVQRGIDFARGPWDFDGFSQLWFDDLGRSKSAFSNGDLATALVEDENHFLGGLHIVTAEQSVVIPLPDENERARLLKRMSIIKRQPTLSEEDFRREWRVHGDLVRKMPGVSAYRQNVVVAREREKGRACDYDSLPIDGIVELWFRDAQTLQDAFASSAGQTTMAHAKTFLGDITAFLVAERRIV, encoded by the coding sequence ATGAATGTACGAATGGGCCTGATTCGCAAGAAAGCGGATTGGACGTTTGAGGATTTCAATGCTTACTGGAAAGGCAAGCATGGTGCCTTGGCCGCGCACGCGCCCCATCTTCGCGAGTATTGGCAGAACCTGGTGGTCGATCGCGTGCAACGAGGGATCGATTTTGCCCGGGGTCCCTGGGACTTCGATGGCTTCTCTCAACTGTGGTTCGACGACCTGGGCCGATCCAAAAGTGCTTTCAGCAACGGCGATCTGGCCACCGCGCTGGTCGAGGACGAAAACCACTTCCTTGGCGGCCTTCACATTGTCACTGCAGAGCAGTCGGTCGTGATTCCCCTTCCTGACGAGAACGAACGTGCCCGGCTGCTGAAACGCATGTCCATCATCAAACGGCAGCCGACATTGAGCGAGGAAGACTTTCGCCGCGAATGGCGTGTGCACGGCGATCTGGTGCGAAAGATGCCGGGCGTCAGTGCCTACCGGCAGAACGTGGTGGTGGCGCGGGAACGGGAAAAGGGAAGGGCATGCGACTACGACAGCTTGCCCATCGATGGCATTGTCGAACTGTGGTTCAGGGATGCGCAGACTCTGCAGGATGCATTCGCCTCTTCGGCCGGGCAGACCACGATGGCACATGCCAAGACCTTCCTGGGCGATATCACTGCCTTTCTCGTGGCCGAACGCCGGATCGTCTGA
- a CDS encoding NADH:flavin oxidoreductase/NADH oxidase, whose translation MKSHESPLLFQPIQLRELELRNRVVISPMCQHAAEAGHATPWHLVHLGKFALGGAGLILTESTAVDPRGRIGTADLGLWKDSHIKPLKDVVDFVHANGTAIGVQLAHAGRKSGSQPLWEGGAALSESRLAADAEPWARLGPSALAAGPGWSAPLALDAHGIAEVVQSFVDATVRADKAGFDVVELHFGHGYLVASFLSPNSNHRLDEWGGDLAGRMRLALEIARKVRAAWPEGKPLFCRLSAVDGTVDGWSLEDSIELSRELARCGVDVIDCSSGGLTEETRALPVPRGLGFQVPFSERIRNEAKVRTQAVGMIVDASQAEAVLAEGKADLIALGREALFDPYWAHHAALALGVDPGYQHWPVRHGVWLAKRAPGLARARAQAADALISSLK comes from the coding sequence ATGAAGTCTCATGAATCTCCCCTGCTTTTTCAACCGATCCAGCTTCGGGAGCTCGAGTTGAGGAACCGGGTCGTGATCTCGCCCATGTGCCAGCACGCGGCCGAGGCAGGCCATGCGACTCCATGGCATCTGGTGCACCTCGGGAAGTTCGCGCTGGGTGGCGCGGGCCTGATCCTGACCGAGAGCACGGCCGTCGATCCCCGGGGGCGCATCGGAACCGCCGACCTGGGCCTTTGGAAGGACAGCCACATCAAGCCGCTGAAGGATGTAGTCGATTTCGTGCATGCCAACGGCACAGCCATCGGCGTGCAACTGGCCCATGCAGGCCGCAAGTCTGGCAGCCAGCCCTTGTGGGAGGGCGGCGCAGCACTGTCCGAATCGCGTCTCGCGGCCGACGCAGAGCCCTGGGCGCGACTCGGGCCCAGCGCCCTGGCGGCAGGTCCGGGGTGGTCCGCGCCACTCGCCCTTGACGCGCATGGGATCGCCGAAGTCGTGCAAAGCTTCGTCGATGCAACCGTACGTGCCGACAAGGCCGGTTTCGACGTGGTTGAACTGCATTTCGGCCACGGCTACCTGGTCGCGAGTTTTCTGTCTCCCAATTCAAACCATCGACTGGACGAGTGGGGTGGTGACCTGGCAGGACGCATGCGGTTGGCGCTCGAGATCGCGCGCAAGGTGCGTGCGGCATGGCCGGAAGGCAAGCCGCTCTTTTGTCGCCTTTCGGCGGTCGACGGCACCGTGGACGGCTGGAGTCTCGAGGATTCGATCGAGCTTTCGCGCGAGCTTGCAAGGTGCGGCGTCGACGTCATCGACTGCTCCTCCGGCGGCTTGACCGAAGAGACTCGTGCATTGCCGGTACCGCGCGGCCTGGGATTCCAGGTTCCCTTCTCGGAAAGAATCCGCAATGAAGCCAAAGTCAGGACTCAAGCGGTGGGAATGATCGTCGATGCAAGCCAGGCGGAAGCAGTGCTTGCCGAAGGAAAGGCCGACCTGATCGCGCTGGGCCGCGAGGCCTTGTTTGACCCCTATTGGGCCCATCACGCGGCGCTGGCCTTGGGCGTGGACCCAGGCTATCAGCACTGGCCCGTCCGGCATGGCGTCTGGCTCGCGAAGCGTGCGCCTGGCTTGGCACGCGCACGTGCGCAGGCGGCGGACGCTCTCATCTCAAGTCTCAAATAG
- a CDS encoding DMT family transporter, which translates to MSNAEKSPTAVQSTLIAAMAIWGLNVPVVKVLTGVFEPTMLAALRMLVACAALSAIVLWKRCGLPLLTLRQGAAIVVCAVLMVYLNQILFAEGLLRSTATNGALIMALSPLVSALLAAVVFGERLTLSRFVGVVLGFAGVAAVVLSHPGAGLSAAGTGDLMLVAAVVSFAAGGAIIQRLARRMHALTISWAIYLVGSLLLALHAAVEAPALDANALFPGWRPWAFILFSGVLATAVSNLVWNRAIARIGVARTAVFLYWVPVFGVAFAAMLLGEPLTFWHLFGFLAVMGGTYVGTRKSSTAATLSP; encoded by the coding sequence ATGTCCAACGCTGAAAAGAGTCCGACGGCCGTCCAGTCGACGTTGATAGCCGCAATGGCGATCTGGGGATTGAATGTGCCAGTGGTCAAGGTGCTGACAGGTGTCTTCGAGCCAACCATGCTGGCCGCACTGCGGATGCTGGTGGCGTGTGCCGCGTTGTCCGCGATCGTGCTGTGGAAGCGTTGCGGCCTGCCGTTGCTAACGCTGCGCCAGGGCGCGGCCATCGTCGTCTGCGCGGTGCTGATGGTGTACCTCAACCAGATCTTGTTCGCCGAGGGCTTGCTCCGGTCAACAGCCACCAACGGCGCGCTCATCATGGCATTGAGTCCGCTGGTGTCCGCCCTGTTGGCCGCCGTGGTCTTTGGTGAACGGCTGACGCTGTCGCGCTTCGTCGGGGTCGTCCTTGGCTTCGCAGGTGTTGCAGCGGTCGTTCTTAGCCACCCAGGTGCCGGTCTCTCGGCCGCGGGCACCGGGGATCTGATGCTGGTCGCCGCTGTGGTGAGTTTTGCTGCGGGCGGCGCCATCATCCAGCGTCTGGCCCGCCGGATGCATGCATTGACCATCAGCTGGGCGATTTATCTGGTCGGATCGCTGCTGCTGGCCCTGCACGCAGCGGTCGAGGCGCCAGCACTCGACGCGAATGCCCTGTTTCCCGGCTGGCGTCCTTGGGCGTTCATCTTGTTCTCCGGGGTCCTCGCCACGGCGGTCTCGAACCTCGTCTGGAATCGTGCGATCGCACGCATCGGCGTGGCGCGGACGGCCGTTTTTCTCTACTGGGTTCCCGTGTTCGGCGTTGCGTTCGCGGCCATGCTTCTCGGCGAGCCCTTGACCTTCTGGCACCTCTTCGGATTCCTCGCAGTCATGGGCGGCACCTATGTGGGTACGCGCAAATCGTCGACTGCGGCAACCCTCTCTCCTTGA
- a CDS encoding MFS transporter — MTHPPIDSRTLALLSLCAFASMTSLRVCDAMLPSLAEAFSTTTGQAARTISGFAFAYGALQLFYGPLGDRHGKARVAGFATLACMVGCVAAALSPSLGWLIGGRVLTGMAAAGIIPLTMAWIGDSVAYEARQEVLAKFLGATVLGMICGQWFGGLLCELFGWRSAFAVLALLFLVGGTMLTRRAGALSHFRTADAGSTGRRVLDVLSRPWARVVLVITCIEGALALSALAFIPSHLQATFHLTTPATGAIVALYGVGGLLYSRCARLLLRRFGEAGLATLGGTCMGIAFATVAFAPAWLWALPACLMAGFGFYALHNTLQTNATQMAPAARGTAVSLFACILFLGQSLGILLAAWLVDRFSSSMAFAAPALGLLLLGGGFAFLLGQRHRSGKEA, encoded by the coding sequence ATGACCCATCCTCCCATTGACTCGAGGACGCTTGCGCTGCTGAGCCTCTGCGCATTCGCGAGCATGACCTCCCTGCGCGTATGCGATGCCATGCTTCCTTCGCTGGCGGAGGCGTTCTCGACGACGACGGGGCAGGCTGCTCGGACCATCTCGGGTTTTGCGTTTGCCTACGGTGCGCTTCAGCTTTTCTACGGTCCCTTGGGAGACCGTCATGGAAAGGCTCGCGTGGCTGGCTTTGCGACCTTGGCCTGCATGGTTGGATGCGTAGCGGCGGCGTTGTCGCCGAGCCTGGGTTGGTTGATTGGTGGCCGGGTCCTGACGGGCATGGCGGCGGCCGGGATCATTCCGTTGACCATGGCGTGGATCGGTGACAGCGTTGCCTACGAGGCTCGCCAGGAAGTGCTGGCCAAGTTCCTGGGCGCAACAGTGCTTGGAATGATCTGCGGTCAGTGGTTTGGCGGACTCCTCTGCGAACTGTTCGGCTGGCGATCGGCGTTCGCCGTCCTCGCACTGTTGTTCCTGGTTGGCGGAACCATGCTGACGAGAAGGGCCGGGGCGCTTTCGCACTTCAGGACTGCAGATGCCGGGAGCACCGGGCGCCGTGTGCTCGATGTCCTTTCCAGACCGTGGGCAAGGGTCGTGTTGGTCATCACCTGCATCGAGGGAGCGTTGGCGCTCAGCGCACTAGCCTTCATCCCTTCCCATCTGCAGGCGACCTTCCATTTGACGACGCCTGCGACTGGCGCCATCGTCGCGCTCTATGGCGTAGGCGGTCTGCTGTATAGCCGTTGCGCCCGCCTATTGTTGCGTCGCTTCGGGGAAGCAGGACTTGCGACCCTCGGAGGAACGTGTATGGGCATCGCGTTCGCAACGGTCGCGTTTGCACCCGCTTGGCTCTGGGCACTGCCGGCTTGCCTCATGGCCGGATTCGGCTTCTATGCGCTGCACAACACGCTGCAAACCAACGCAACCCAGATGGCACCTGCTGCGCGCGGCACCGCAGTTTCGCTGTTCGCATGCATCCTGTTCCTGGGTCAGTCGCTTGGCATCCTGCTCGCCGCGTGGTTGGTCGACAGGTTCTCCTCATCGATGGCTTTCGCGGCTCCTGCCTTGGGACTTCTCCTGCTTGGAGGCGGATTCGCGTTTCTGCTCGGACAGCGCCACAGGTCTGGGAAGGAGGCCTGA
- a CDS encoding MBL fold metallo-hydrolase yields MTQTKKFASQADLEEKKITFSQISEHAWAYTAEGDPNTGIIIGDDAVLVADTQATPAMAADVIRRIREVTDKPIKYVVLTHYHAVRVLGASAYGAQHILASQDTYDLIVERGEQDKASEIGRFPRLFAGVETVPPGMTWPTMTFTGKMTLWLGKLEVQLLQLGRGHTKGDTVVWLPGEKALLSGDLVEFGATPYAGDAYFKDWPQTLNNLAALKPKALVPGRGAALTTPEDVAKGLAETRDFISDVYANVEKGVSTGKDLNAIYKDTFAALKPKYGHWVIFDHCMPFDVTRCYDEATKYADPRIWTAERDIEMWKTLEG; encoded by the coding sequence ATGACCCAAACCAAGAAGTTCGCGAGCCAGGCCGACCTCGAAGAAAAGAAGATCACCTTCAGCCAGATCTCCGAACACGCCTGGGCCTACACCGCCGAGGGCGACCCCAACACCGGCATCATCATTGGCGACGACGCCGTGCTCGTGGCCGACACCCAGGCCACGCCCGCGATGGCGGCCGACGTGATCCGTCGCATCCGCGAGGTGACCGACAAGCCGATCAAGTATGTCGTGCTGACGCACTACCACGCGGTGCGTGTGCTCGGTGCCAGCGCATACGGGGCACAACACATCCTCGCGAGCCAGGACACGTACGACCTCATCGTCGAGCGTGGCGAGCAGGACAAGGCCAGCGAGATCGGCCGCTTCCCGCGCCTGTTTGCGGGCGTCGAGACGGTACCTCCTGGCATGACGTGGCCGACGATGACCTTCACCGGCAAGATGACCCTTTGGCTCGGCAAGCTCGAGGTGCAATTGCTGCAGCTCGGCCGCGGCCACACCAAGGGCGACACCGTGGTCTGGCTGCCCGGGGAAAAGGCACTTCTGTCCGGCGACCTCGTGGAATTCGGTGCAACGCCCTATGCCGGCGACGCCTACTTCAAGGATTGGCCCCAGACGCTGAACAACCTCGCCGCGCTCAAGCCCAAGGCCCTGGTGCCGGGCCGCGGCGCCGCTCTGACCACGCCCGAGGATGTGGCCAAGGGCCTGGCGGAGACGCGCGACTTCATCTCCGACGTGTATGCCAACGTCGAGAAGGGCGTCTCGACGGGCAAAGACCTCAACGCGATCTACAAGGACACCTTTGCCGCGCTCAAGCCAAAGTACGGCCACTGGGTGATCTTCGACCACTGCATGCCCTTCGACGTTACGCGCTGCTACGACGAGGCAACCAAGTACGCCGATCCGCGGATCTGGACGGCCGAGCGTGACATCGAGATGTGGAAGACGCTCGAAGGCTGA
- a CDS encoding ABC transporter ATP-binding protein, which translates to MLKLESVKVAYGAIQAVKGVSLEVRKGEVVTIIGANGAGKSTLLKSICGLEPVAEGSIQLDGKDITNVKAHERVGLGVAMSPEGRGVFADQTVRENLMLGAYSRRKDVAATAAAVEREFKRFPRLRERQDQSSGTLSGGEQQMLAISRALMSEPRLLLLDEPSLGLAPLIIKDIFNAIRQLREAGLTILLVEQMAKQALGVADRAYVLETGHITAEGTGRALLNDPKVKAAYLGTH; encoded by the coding sequence ATGTTGAAACTCGAATCAGTCAAGGTTGCCTACGGTGCCATCCAGGCCGTCAAGGGCGTGAGCCTGGAAGTCCGCAAGGGCGAGGTGGTCACGATCATCGGCGCCAATGGCGCAGGCAAGAGCACCTTGCTCAAGAGCATTTGCGGGCTGGAGCCGGTGGCCGAAGGCAGCATCCAGCTCGACGGCAAGGACATCACGAACGTCAAGGCGCATGAGCGGGTTGGACTTGGCGTGGCCATGTCCCCGGAAGGGCGGGGTGTCTTTGCGGACCAGACCGTTCGCGAGAACCTGATGCTCGGCGCGTACTCGCGCAGGAAGGACGTCGCTGCGACGGCGGCGGCAGTCGAGCGCGAGTTCAAGCGTTTCCCGCGCCTGCGCGAGCGGCAGGACCAGTCGTCTGGAACCCTGTCGGGCGGCGAACAGCAGATGCTCGCGATCTCGCGCGCCTTGATGAGCGAACCCCGCTTGCTGCTGCTCGACGAGCCGTCGCTCGGATTGGCGCCCTTGATCATCAAGGACATCTTCAATGCGATTCGGCAGTTGCGCGAGGCCGGCCTGACGATCTTGCTCGTCGAGCAGATGGCCAAACAGGCACTGGGCGTGGCGGATCGAGCCTACGTGCTGGAAACAGGCCACATCACCGCGGAGGGCACAGGCCGTGCGCTCCTGAACGATCCCAAGGTCAAGGCGGCCTACCTCGGCACGCATTGA
- a CDS encoding branched-chain amino acid ABC transporter ATP-binding protein/permease — protein MKRGQHLLGVVLVAAALVGITSLFGNDYYLRIVFMMCVYYLCAAGMNVLVGYAGQKSLGQAGLFAAGAYAVALLTTRTEMNPWLALVMAAAISAVCGVLIALPSLRVKGPYLAMVTLAFGIVVEKLVGEWTDVFGGAQGIYGIKALTWKGQPLTSEQWVWLGIVLCALTHLLLRNLLNGRFGRALLSLQADEIASSSVGVRVYRAKVIAFVVAAVTCGIAGALVAQQNQYINSDFITFHLSIFILLLVLFGGAGSQYGPLVGTVVLTVIDAALARWPSAQHFLYGFLLLFALYVMPGGVTGLLSKWFRRSAEAPEKPDAAAAPTRIGPEGTGELLVVKGVTKNFGGVKPAQDVSFRLQRGHIHALIGPNGAGKSTMINMLTGLIDPTEGSIQFLGQEVSGRPVHSICCMGMGRTFQNLRLFADLSVLDNVMLGRHSRMTNGFFASLLALPGARKQEAATRARALQLLDLVGLLHLAHHAAGSLPYGLQRRVELARALATEPQLLLLDEPAAGLNPQETAELGQLLVRIGKCGVSILMVEHHMDLVMSISDHVIVLDYGIKIAEGKPADVQANPRVVEAYLGVDEPEEALAA, from the coding sequence ATGAAGCGCGGTCAACATCTCCTGGGCGTCGTCCTGGTCGCCGCCGCACTGGTCGGCATCACCTCTCTCTTCGGGAACGACTACTACCTGCGCATCGTCTTCATGATGTGCGTCTACTACCTCTGTGCGGCCGGCATGAATGTGCTGGTGGGCTATGCCGGACAGAAGTCTCTTGGCCAGGCAGGTCTTTTCGCAGCCGGTGCCTATGCGGTCGCACTGCTGACGACGCGCACCGAAATGAACCCGTGGCTCGCGCTCGTGATGGCCGCCGCAATCTCCGCCGTCTGCGGGGTGCTGATCGCCTTGCCGTCGCTGCGAGTCAAGGGACCGTACCTTGCCATGGTGACGCTGGCCTTCGGCATCGTCGTGGAAAAGCTCGTGGGCGAATGGACCGATGTTTTCGGTGGTGCCCAAGGGATCTACGGCATCAAGGCCTTGACGTGGAAGGGGCAGCCGCTGACGTCTGAACAATGGGTCTGGCTGGGGATCGTCCTCTGCGCCTTGACGCACCTGCTGCTGCGCAACCTGCTGAATGGGCGCTTCGGTCGAGCGCTCCTTTCGCTGCAGGCTGACGAGATCGCGTCGTCCTCGGTCGGTGTCCGCGTCTATCGCGCCAAGGTCATCGCGTTCGTCGTCGCGGCTGTCACCTGTGGCATTGCCGGTGCATTGGTGGCGCAGCAGAACCAGTACATCAACTCCGACTTCATCACCTTCCACCTGTCGATTTTCATCCTGCTGCTGGTGCTGTTTGGTGGCGCCGGATCGCAGTACGGGCCGTTGGTCGGCACCGTCGTTCTCACGGTGATCGACGCGGCCCTGGCTCGGTGGCCTTCAGCGCAGCACTTCCTCTATGGCTTCCTCCTGCTCTTCGCGCTCTATGTCATGCCGGGCGGTGTGACCGGTCTGCTTTCGAAGTGGTTCCGCCGATCGGCCGAAGCACCCGAGAAGCCGGATGCGGCAGCGGCGCCCACCCGCATCGGTCCCGAGGGCACGGGCGAGCTGCTGGTCGTGAAGGGCGTTACCAAGAACTTCGGTGGCGTGAAGCCGGCCCAGGACGTCTCGTTCCGGCTGCAGCGCGGGCACATTCATGCGCTGATCGGGCCGAACGGCGCCGGCAAGAGCACGATGATCAACATGCTGACCGGCCTGATCGATCCGACCGAAGGTTCGATCCAGTTTCTCGGCCAGGAAGTCTCCGGACGGCCGGTGCACTCGATCTGCTGCATGGGGATGGGGCGGACTTTCCAGAACCTGCGACTGTTTGCCGACCTTTCAGTGCTCGACAACGTCATGCTGGGTCGCCATAGCCGCATGACGAACGGCTTCTTCGCATCGTTGCTCGCGCTACCCGGCGCGAGGAAGCAGGAGGCCGCAACGCGGGCCCGCGCGCTGCAGCTGCTGGACCTGGTGGGCCTGCTGCACCTTGCCCATCACGCGGCAGGAAGCCTGCCCTACGGCCTGCAGAGGCGTGTCGAGCTTGCACGCGCACTGGCGACCGAGCCGCAACTCCTGCTGCTGGATGAACCTGCCGCTGGTCTGAATCCGCAGGAGACGGCCGAGCTGGGCCAGCTGTTGGTTCGGATAGGCAAATGCGGGGTGAGCATCCTGATGGTCGAGCACCACATGGACCTCGTGATGTCCATCTCGGATCACGTCATCGTGTTGGACTACGGCATCAAGATCGCGGAAGGGAAGCCCGCCGACGTGCAGGCGAATCCCCGGGTCGTCGAGGCCTATCTTGGCGTCGACGAGCCCGAAGAAGCGCTCGCAGCCTGA
- a CDS encoding branched-chain amino acid ABC transporter permease produces the protein MTEALLQAILSGLAVGGAYALVALGFSITFTTTKTLNFSHGEFVSAGAFIGMSALFLVLGLPVTSTTFGQALPGAGAQLLALLAALGVMGLLGWLLYAVGVRPFAGRPGMAWVMSTLGFGVILQSIGLAIWGPKPVVVPGPLGDSVIRLMGVGVRPQELLTLVVAVVIMIGFDFVMNKTMVGKAMRAVAANGNVASLMGINTNAVMIGAFVISSALAGLSGFLLAPIAQASLFMGLTVGLKGFSGAMIGGLSNPRGCVIGGFVLGVLESLVNLWQAQWREVAVFALVILVLAFRPTGLFGKKLVEKV, from the coding sequence ATGACAGAGGCGCTCTTGCAGGCGATTCTCAGTGGCTTGGCCGTGGGCGGCGCCTACGCGCTGGTCGCTCTGGGTTTCAGCATCACGTTCACCACCACCAAGACCCTGAACTTCTCGCACGGCGAGTTCGTGTCTGCGGGTGCATTCATCGGCATGAGCGCGCTCTTTCTGGTTCTGGGCCTTCCCGTGACCTCGACCACCTTCGGTCAGGCACTCCCCGGCGCCGGCGCCCAGTTGCTTGCACTTCTGGCGGCACTCGGCGTGATGGGACTGCTTGGCTGGCTGCTCTATGCGGTTGGCGTAAGGCCATTCGCCGGACGGCCGGGCATGGCATGGGTCATGAGCACGCTCGGTTTCGGGGTCATCCTGCAAAGCATCGGATTGGCCATCTGGGGACCCAAGCCGGTGGTCGTGCCCGGACCGCTCGGTGATTCGGTGATCCGGCTGATGGGCGTGGGCGTTCGTCCCCAGGAACTCCTGACGCTGGTTGTTGCGGTGGTCATCATGATCGGGTTCGACTTCGTGATGAACAAGACAATGGTGGGCAAGGCCATGCGCGCCGTCGCGGCCAACGGCAACGTCGCGAGCCTCATGGGCATCAACACCAACGCCGTGATGATCGGCGCCTTCGTCATCAGCTCGGCGCTTGCAGGCCTCTCAGGCTTCCTTCTCGCGCCGATTGCGCAGGCCTCCCTCTTCATGGGCCTGACCGTGGGCCTGAAGGGCTTCTCGGGCGCCATGATCGGCGGCCTGAGCAACCCACGGGGCTGCGTGATCGGCGGCTTTGTTCTGGGCGTCCTCGAGTCGCTCGTGAACCTGTGGCAGGCACAGTGGCGCGAGGTTGCCGTCTTCGCGCTTGTGATCCTGGTACTCGCCTTCCGTCCGACCGGACTGTTCGGCAAGAAGCTGGTGGAGAAGGTATGA
- a CDS encoding ABC transporter substrate-binding protein, with translation MSIPTFFKRAVLTASLVAATAASAQDIKLGYNGDLSASPSAQSGQAAVLGMEAAIADINAAGGVLGKKLSLVTRDDTSAPPKSIQNMSELVDSEKVSAVFGPTNSGNAMAWKHIANQKKIPVIGNVGSGTDITKPMSPGADNYMFRVSMVDREQVAALMAYVKKNTAQSKVVGLMAETTGYGQGGLKDMEELAKVQDIKIAATERFGVGDTDMTSQLSKMKSAGVDTVVVWAQGTPIAQLVRSMEKINYFPLVLTSWAADNITFYDAAGKTLAEKPIFMRTVGETRTPAQQKLFDRVGPKLKAPGSFSFALHGYDSVLLYAAAVKQANSIDGSAVRVALEDLKTPVQGVLKTYDKPFSKTNHEALTAKDLVWIRWKDGKLMPYTDPIIGSLKGADFKQ, from the coding sequence ATGAGCATCCCAACGTTCTTCAAGCGGGCCGTTCTGACCGCCAGCCTTGTTGCGGCAACTGCTGCAAGTGCCCAGGACATCAAGCTGGGCTACAACGGCGATCTGTCCGCGTCGCCTTCCGCGCAGAGCGGCCAAGCCGCCGTGCTGGGCATGGAAGCCGCGATCGCGGACATCAACGCTGCCGGCGGCGTGCTCGGCAAGAAGCTTTCGCTCGTGACCCGGGACGACACGTCAGCGCCCCCGAAGTCGATTCAGAACATGAGCGAGTTGGTCGACAGCGAAAAGGTCTCGGCGGTGTTCGGCCCGACGAATTCAGGCAACGCCATGGCGTGGAAGCACATTGCGAACCAGAAGAAGATTCCCGTCATCGGCAATGTGGGCTCGGGCACTGACATCACCAAGCCCATGAGCCCCGGCGCCGACAACTACATGTTCCGGGTGTCAATGGTCGACCGCGAACAGGTGGCAGCTCTGATGGCCTACGTGAAGAAGAACACCGCCCAGTCGAAGGTGGTCGGCCTGATGGCGGAAACCACGGGCTATGGCCAGGGTGGCCTGAAGGACATGGAAGAGCTCGCCAAGGTGCAGGACATCAAGATCGCCGCGACCGAACGCTTCGGCGTCGGCGACACCGACATGACCTCCCAGCTCAGCAAGATGAAGTCTGCCGGCGTCGACACCGTGGTTGTGTGGGCACAAGGCACGCCGATCGCGCAGCTGGTGCGCAGCATGGAGAAGATCAACTACTTCCCGCTGGTGCTGACCTCCTGGGCCGCCGACAACATCACTTTCTACGACGCAGCGGGCAAGACGCTGGCCGAGAAGCCGATCTTCATGCGCACCGTCGGCGAGACGCGCACCCCTGCACAGCAAAAGCTGTTTGACCGCGTGGGTCCCAAGCTCAAGGCACCGGGCTCGTTCTCGTTCGCGCTCCATGGCTATGACTCGGTGCTGCTCTACGCTGCCGCGGTCAAGCAGGCCAACAGTATTGACGGCTCGGCCGTTCGCGTTGCCCTGGAAGACCTGAAGACCCCTGTCCAGGGTGTGCTCAAGACCTACGACAAGCCGTTCAGCAAGACCAATCACGAAGCCCTGACGGCCAAGGATCTTGTGTGGATTCGCTGGAAGGATGGCAAGCTGATGCCGTACACGGACCCGATCATCGGCTCACTGAAGGGCGCGGACTTCAAGCAATAA